In one window of Schistosoma haematobium chromosome 5, whole genome shotgun sequence DNA:
- a CDS encoding hypothetical protein (EggNog:ENOG410V8IG~COG:L) — protein MVVDSCIMFGDRIVIPKVLRHNVLKQFHSGINKMKSLARSYAYWPSCIQAAENPLKCEPHYWPETLMADNGSQFVAESFKHFCSVNGITHLRSSPYHSQSNGQAERFVDTFKRALLKGGGEGTTGQVITKFLTSYRATPNLNVPDSKSPAEAMFRRRIRTVFNAMLPSKLVNGHSQNPNIRSSNIGDEVFIKSYIEKNRWEPGEVVQKLGRVLYRVRGSFGTCIRHTNQIYEYKGTMQTRKNRPNFPLGLILDTPTLHMPKDTEKKPRTRQTTRIMGRRRSPVVKLP, from the coding sequence ATGGTTGTCGACTCGTGTATTATGTTCGGTGATCGAATTGTTATTCCGAAGGTATTACGTCACAATGTTCTCAAGCAGTTTCACAGtggaatcaataaaatgaaatcgttGGCTCGTAGTTACGCTTATTGGCCGTCATGCATTCAAGCTGCTGAAAATCCTTTGAAATGCGAACCTCATTATTGGCCAGAGACATTAATGGCTGATAATGGCTCGCAGTTCGTCGCAGAATCGTTTAAGCATTTCTGTAGCGTAAATGGAATAACTCATCTTCGTTCTTCGCCCTATCATTCGCAATCGAACGGACAGGCAGAACGCTTTGTGGACACCTTTAAACGAGCATTACTGAAAGGGGGAGGCGAAGGGACAACTGGACAGGTAATCACAAAATTTTTAACATCCTACAGAGCCACTCCGAACCTAAATGTTCCAGATAGTAAGTCCCCTGCCGAAGCCATGTTCAGAAGGCGTATTCGAACCGTTTTCAACGCCATGTTACCATCCAAATTAGTGAATGGGCACAGTCAAAATCCAAATATCCGGAGCTCTAATATTGGCGACGAAGTTTTCATTAAATCCTACATCGAGAAGAACCGATGGGAGCCGGGAGAAGTTGTACAAAAATTGGGAAGAGTTCTGTACAGAGTCCGAGGATCTTTTGGAACATGTATACGACATACGAATCAAATCTATGAGTACAAAGGAACGATGCAGACTCGAAAAAACCGGCCGAATTTTCCGTTGGGGTTAATCTTAGACACACCAACGCTACATATGCCCAAGGACACTGAAAAGAAGCCCCGAACAAGGCAGACGACAAGAATAATGGGACGCCGCCGCAGCCCAGTTGTCAAGCTACCATag